The Arachis duranensis cultivar V14167 chromosome 2, aradu.V14167.gnm2.J7QH, whole genome shotgun sequence genome has a window encoding:
- the LOC127744875 gene encoding putative disease resistance protein At3g14460, producing MLHDNNDRNLSVISIVGMGGVGKTTLAQWLYNNKDLMYGVDLKVWICVSENFDVVETTKNVIKGISSGVCSLDSFDLLQQDLKIKLSEKKFFIVLDDVWSEDADKWNSFITPFQHGRKGSTILLTTRKVNVGPIVQHYNSYILKQLSDDYCWSIFADNASFPESNGSSELEGIGRKIVKRCDGLPLAAETLGRLLRSEHHVEEWNKILSSDIWDFRLENCKIVPALLLSYHHLPAHLKCCFVYCSLYPKDHKLDKDELILLWMAEDLLQPPRRGQTLEEVGYDCFDDLASRLFFKQVENDDEKYFVMHDLMHDLATFLAGDLYCRFSEELGEKEEMSILTRHLSYGDSIPEKTCSSNKIESLRTLLYTNHEAGFWKARATLPCDILSKNKYLRVLSFDRLNIFPDSIAKLIQLRYLDLSWSDIEVLPPSLCNLCNLQTLKLEGCSKLTMLPNGMSNLVNLRHLNITGTPLKEMPKGMGELKQLHILSKFVVGKQEDNRIQELGGLLNLHGSLELQKLENVFDVNQARSARIIDKKHIECLFLEWSSGDDMVSNIHNDEQDILQGLQPHRVLKVLKIEGYKGKIFADWLGGCSYSNMTHVSLESCRNCYMLPSLGQLPSLKSLRIERFDQLKSIGKEFYKNEGHQRSSPIAPFPSLETLEFDEMSCWEEWHLPDSEAFPQLKSLQIRHCRMLKGDMLNQVLMRIVSSSSDVSKVRQLEILEDGETWDKKMRLDGDMLSISGFECVVECAFKERIMHHLTSLQELHISLCLSVVSLGGNCLPKSLQKLTMYRCRQIELLQQQDKYDLVDLQIEFSCDSLTSLSLDAFPKLKNLEIRECKNLESVSMSEPLHAALQYLSVTNCDKWEALPRGIPNLEYLDIRGCPNICRLPEGGLPPNLKALRIGFCEQQLRDLSWLGNLDNITYLTISGNGYKKDILESLKVAASPFPEEGWLPRLPSLAFLQISWFDNLHTLECSELLHLTSLQQLQIEYCLNLKIMEGEKLPPSLLLLRIHACRLLGEHCKNKHPQIWSKISHIPTIQVDGKQIF from the coding sequence ATGCTCCATGACAACAATGATCGCAACTTGTCCGTCATCTCTATTGTTGGTATGGGCGGGGTTGGTAAAACTACTTTAGCTCAATGGCTCTACAACAATAAGGATTTGATGTACGGGGTTGATCTGAAAGTATGGATTTGTGTTTCTGAAAATTTTGATGTTGTTGAGACTACAAAGAATGTTATAAAGGGGATCTCTTCAGGTGTCTGTAGCCTTGACAGCTTTGATTTACTTCAACAAGATTTGAAGATAAAACTGTCAGAAAAGAAGTTCTTCATTGTTTTGGACGATGTTTGGAGTGAAGATGCTGACAAATGGAATAGTTTTATCACCCCTTTTCAACATGGGAGAAAGGGAAGCACTATTCTTCTAACTACCCGCAAGGTAAATGTTGGTCCAATAGTCCAACACTATAACTCTTACATTCTCAAGCAACTGTCAGATGATTATTGTTGGTCTATTTTTGCGGACAATGCATCCTTTCCCGAGTCAAATGGGAGCTCAGAACTGGAAGGAATAGGTAGAAAGATTGTCAAGAGGTGTGATGGCTTGCCGTTAGCTGCAGAAACACTTGGACGCTTGTTGCGTTCAGAGCATCATGTTGAAGAATGGAATAAAATACTGTCGAGTGACATTTGGGATTTTCGTCTGGAAAATTGCAAGATTGTTCCTGCATTGTTATTAAGTTACCATCATTTGCCTGCTCATTTAAAATGTTGTTTTGTTTATTGTTCATTGTATCCCAAAGATCATAAACTTGATaaagatgaattaattttgCTGTGGATGGCTGAAGACCTTTTACAACCACCACGGAGGGGACAGACTTTAGAAGAAGTTGGTTACGACTGTTTTGATGACTTGGCTTCAAGACTATTCTTTAAGCAAGtcgagaatgatgatgagaagtATTTTgtgatgcatgatctcatgCATGACTTGGCAACTTTTCTTGCTGGAGATCTTTATTGTAGATTCTCAGAAGAACTTGGTGAAAAGGAAGAGATGAGTATTCTAACTCGTCATTTGTCATACGGTGATTCAATCCCTGAAAAAACATGCTCCtctaataaaatagaatctttGAGGACATTACTATATACCAATCATGAAGCTGGTTTCTGGAAAGCACGCGCAACATTACCATGTGACATATTGTCAAAGAATAAATACCTGAGAGTTTTATCGTTTGATAGACTTAATATATTTCCTGATTCAATAGCTAAATTGATCCAACTGCGCTATTTGGATCTTTCTTGGAGTGATATTGAGGTATTGCCGCCGTCATTATGCAACTTGTGCAATCTACAAACTTTAAAGTTAGAAGGTTGTTCAAAGCTGACTATGCTGCCCAATGGCATGTCTAATCTTGTGAATTTGCGGCATCTTAATATAACGGGTACTCCTCTGAAAGAAATGCCAAAAGGAATGGGCGAATTAAAACAGTTGCACATTTTAAGCAAGTTTGTGGTGGGAAAGCAAGAAGACAACAGAATCCAAGAGTTAGGAGGGCTTTTAAATCTTCATGGTTCACTTGAGCTTCAAAAATTGGAGAATGTGTTTGATGTCAATCAGGCAAGGAGTGCAAGGATAATAGATAAGAAGCACATTGAGTGCTTATTCTTGGAATGGTCTTCAGGTGATGATATGGTTTCAAACATACATAATGATGAACAAGACATACTCCAGGGCTTGCAACCGCACCGTGTCTTGAAAGTGTTGAAAATCGAGGGATACAAAGGTAAAATATTTGCAGATTGGTTGGGGGGCTGTTCCTACAGCAATATGACACATGTATCTCTGGAGTCTTGCAGGAATTGCTACATGCTGCCTTCACTTGGACAGCTGCCATCTCTAAAGTCCCTCCGCATTGAAAGGTTTGATCAGCTGAAGAGCATTGGCAAGGAGTTTTACAAGAATGAAGGCCATCAACGTTCTTCGCCTATTGCACCGTTTCCCTCCTTGGAGACATTGGAATTTGATGAGATGTCATGTTGGGAGGAGTGGCACTTACCTGACTCAGAAGCCTTTCCTCAGCTTAAGAGCCTTCAAATAAGACATTGTCGAATGTTAAAGGGAGATATGCTTAATCAGGTATTGATGAGAATCGTTTCTTCCTCATCGGATGTTTCCAAAGTGCGACAACTGGAAATACTAGAGGATGGTGAAACATGGGATAAAAAGATGAGACTTGACGGGGATATGTTATCAATTAGTGGATTTGAATGTGTGGTGGAGTGTGCATTTAAGGAAAGGATCATGCACCATCTAACTTCCCTCCAAGAACTACATATCTCATTATGTTTGTCTGTTGTATCCTTGGGGGGAAATTGTTTACCCAAATCTTTGCAAAAGCTAACAATGTATAGGTGCAGGCAAATTGAATTACTCCAGCAACAAGACAAGTATGATTTGGTAGATCTACAAATAGAATTCAGTTGTGATTCACTGACCTCATTGTCGTTGGATGCCTTTCCCAAACTCAAGAATCTGGAGATAAGAGAATGTAAGAATCTGGAATCAGTTTCAATGTCAGAGCCACTACACGCTGCTCTTCAATATCTCAGCGTCACAAATTGCGACAAGTGGGAGGCATTGCCACGTGGCATCCCAAATTTAGAGTATCTTGACATACGAGGTTGCCCAAACATTTGTAGGTTGCCAGAGGGAGGTTTGCCGCCTAACCTGAAAGCGCTTAGGATAGGATTTTGCGAGCAACAACTGAGGGATCTATCATGGTTGGGCAACTTGGACAACATCACTTATCTCACCATCTCAGGCAACGGCTATAAGAAGGACATACTAGAGTCATTGAAGGTCGCTGCCTCGCCTTTCCCAGAGGAGGGTTGGCTGCCTCGCCTTCCCTCCCTTGCCTTTCTTCAGATAAGCTGGTTTGATAATCTGCACACATTGGAGTGCAGCGAGCTTCTCCACCTCACCTCCCTCCAACAACTACAAATTGAGTACTGTTTGAACCTGAAGATTATGGAAGGAGAAAAGCTGCCTCCTTCTCTCTTACTACTTCGAATTCATGCCTGTCGTCTGTTGGGCGAACACTGCAAGAACAAGCATCCACAAATTTGGTCCAAAATTTCCCACATCCCCACCATTCAAGTTGATGGCAAGCAAATTTTTTGA